One Impatiens glandulifera unplaced genomic scaffold, dImpGla2.1, whole genome shotgun sequence DNA segment encodes these proteins:
- the LOC124917622 gene encoding probable transcription factor At1g11510: MNRRPPPKRQVTFLLPNHSSPDDDDLQSNTIPPKSSKRTAESSALTKGNVSKKAKKKKKHVQEHESADENVDHAAILEEKGAKKQLFQRIWNEDDEVFILKGMIEHGENEGIDPALLDMFSFYDSIRDSIQLEASRSQLTYKVKKLKKKFLKNLEKSYDGINRTFANDHDQKCYDLSKRIWGTTACKGSLIAKVSRNRKENNVVEVKAKKSNLGSFNSEKKNVSTDTEVDRAVADPSSVVSFCMDLSLEKKIEEYASQLITGDRGLLSSSCPLA; the protein is encoded by the exons ATGAACCGTCGCCCTCCACCAAAGCGACAAGTAACCTTTCTTCTTCCCAACCATTCGTCTCCTGACGATGACGATTTACAATCTAACACGATTCCCCCCAA ATCTTCTAAGAGGACTGCAGAGTCCTCCGCTCTAACCAAGGGAAATGTATCAAAGAAGgctaaaaagaagaagaagcatgTGCAGGAGCATGAGTCCGCTGATGAGAATGTTGATCATGCTGCGATCTTGGAAGAGAAGGGCGCTAAAAAACAGTTGTTTCAACGTATATGGAATGAGGACGATgaagtttttattttgaaaggAATGATCGAGCATGGTGAAAATGAAGGGATTGATCCAGCTTTACTGGATATGTTTTCTTTCTACGACTCTATTAGAGATTCAATTCAGTTAGAAGCCAGTAGAAGCCAATTAACTTACAAAGTAAAGAAGctgaagaagaagtttttgaaaaatctggAGAAAAGTTACGACGGTATTAATAGAACTTTCGCAAACGATCATGACCAGAAGTGTTATGATTTATCCAAGAGGATATGGGGAACTACTGCATGTAAAGGAAGTCTTATCGCCAAGGTGTCTAGGAATAGGAAAGAGAACAATGTTGTTGAAGTCAAAGCCAAAAAATCTAACTTGGGTTCATTTAACTCGGAGAAGAAGAATGTATCCACTGATACGGAGGTTGATCGTGCCGTTGCTGATCCATCCAGTGTCGTATCTTTCTGTATGGACTTGAGCttggaaaagaaaattgagGAATACGCGTCTCAGCTAATTACAG GAGACAGAGGCTTACTTTCATCGTCTTGTCCACTTGCGTGA
- the LOC124917623 gene encoding probable transcription factor At1g11510 has product MNRRHPPKRQVTFLLPNHSSPDDDDLQSNTIPPKSVPEVKVVSSKKSNGESSQAEKKSRSSKRTAESSALTKGNVSKKAKKKKKHMQEHESADENVDHAAILEEKGAKKQLFQRIWNEDDEVFILKGMIEHGENEGIDPALLDMFSFYDSIRDSIQLEASRSQLTYKVKKLKKKFLKNLEKSYDGINRTFANDHDQKCYDLSKRIWGTTACKGSLSAKVSRNRKGNNVVEVKAKKSNLGSFNSEKKNVSTDTEVDRAVADPSNVVSFCMDLSLEKKIEEYASQLITGAKKSELDSVFRELQVKETEAYFHRLVHLREKAILVLEALRSNTN; this is encoded by the coding sequence ATGAACCGCCGCCATCCACCAAAGCGACAAGTAACCTTTCTTCTTCCCAACCATTCGTCTCCTGACGATGACGATTTACAATCTAACACGATTCCCCCCAAGTCAGTTCCTGAAGTAAAGGTTGTTTCATCCAAAAAGTCGAACGGAGAATCGTCGCAAgctgagaagaaatccagatcTTCTAAGAGGACTGCAGAGTCCTCCGCTCTAACCAAGGGAAATGTATCAAAGAAGgctaaaaagaagaagaagcataTGCAGGAGCATGAGTCCGCTGATGAGAATGTTGATCATGCTGCGATCTTGGAAGAGAAGGGCGCTAAAAAACAATTGTTTCAACGTATATGGAATGAGGACGATgaagtttttattttgaaaggAATGATCGAGCATGGTGAAAATGAAGGGATTGATCCAGCTTTACTGGATATGTTTTCTTTCTACGACTCCATTAGAGATTCAATTCAGTTAGAAGCCAGTAGAAGCCAATTAACTTACAAAGTAAAGAAGctgaagaagaagtttttgaaaaatctggAGAAAAGTTACGACGGTATTAATAGAACTTTCGCAAACGATCATGATCAGAAGTGTTATGATTTATCCAAGAGGATATGGGGAACTACTGCATGTAAAGGAAGTCTTAGCGCCAAGGTGTCTAGGAATAGGAAAGGGAACAATGTTGTTGAAGTCAAAGCCAAAAAATCTAACTTGGGTTCATTTAACTCGGAGAAGAAGAATGTATCCACTGATACGGAGGTTGATCGTGCCGTTGCTGATCCATCCAATGTCGTATCTTTCTGTATGGACTTGAGCttggaaaagaaaattgagGAATACGCGTCTCAGCTGATTACAGGTGCAAAGAAGTCAGAATTGGACAGTGTGTTCAGGGAATTACAAGTGAAGGAGACAGAGGCTTACTTTCATCGCCTTGTCCACTTGCGTGAGAAGGCAATTCTGGTGTTGGAAGCATTGCGTTCCAACACAAATTAA